A single region of the Variovorax terrae genome encodes:
- a CDS encoding caspase family protein, which yields MAERHTGMTSKLAPRYFLALLGLLAGLCSHAQTTTALRATELRADKLGSSPVLSSLAAGTTLRVLGIEGGWAQVESAGKTGWVRASAVNLQAGSSAAASVSSGREASGNTALTLGVRSLPPRANRHALIIGIGRYADPATPSLPGTRIDRQSATQMAQAMQVPQSNIRYLQDEQATGDNIRKALADLTAQVQDGDRVFIHYSGHGTRYNDPAAGGCVEALLAYDGGQSGTITNREMADLLKTITGKTDKLFVMYDACHSGGLVNLASGARTRGLANANDEGLLRPKFSAISEECGRPVNVKTRNLLVESTAKGALPQDIIHLSASRDNEISFDDELKGGLATQFMRDCMLRDARDLDDSGAISIDEIKQCAQEKINKRMQNDANFKPHNLTLSGNAGFVPAWFGQALPAAAPAAPVAAAAPATTVAPAAPVAAAPTAAAPPPLTGAQALRQMFDQRDAKRRVQVTLGKNKLRIGQDALDFSVQSDRPGYVYVALAGSDNKSVYLLFPNDLDQNNKLEAGQQLLLPRPNWRVKAGGPAGIDNLLVLVSDGPRDLTPLAASKAGPFVSSLNDAEGRARLGALLSTSRMVSGQECASPAARKNNPLCSDAFGASMLSVEEVK from the coding sequence ATGGCTGAAAGACACACCGGCATGACATCCAAGCTCGCTCCCAGGTATTTCCTCGCCCTGCTCGGCCTGCTGGCGGGGCTGTGCAGCCATGCCCAGACCACCACGGCGCTGCGCGCCACCGAGCTGCGCGCGGACAAGCTCGGCTCGTCGCCGGTGCTGTCGTCGCTGGCCGCCGGCACCACGCTGCGGGTGCTTGGCATCGAAGGCGGCTGGGCCCAGGTCGAGAGCGCCGGCAAGACCGGCTGGGTGCGCGCCAGCGCCGTCAACCTGCAGGCCGGCAGCTCGGCCGCGGCCAGCGTGAGCAGCGGCCGCGAGGCCAGCGGCAACACCGCCCTGACGCTGGGCGTGCGCAGCCTGCCGCCGCGCGCCAACCGCCATGCGCTGATCATCGGCATCGGCCGCTACGCCGATCCCGCCACGCCGTCGCTGCCGGGCACGCGCATCGACCGGCAGTCGGCCACCCAGATGGCGCAGGCCATGCAGGTGCCGCAGTCCAACATCCGCTACCTGCAGGACGAGCAGGCCACCGGCGACAACATCCGCAAGGCGCTGGCCGATCTCACGGCCCAGGTGCAGGACGGCGACCGCGTGTTCATCCACTACTCGGGCCACGGCACGCGCTACAACGACCCGGCCGCCGGCGGCTGCGTGGAGGCGCTGCTGGCCTATGACGGCGGCCAGAGCGGCACCATCACCAACCGCGAGATGGCCGACCTGCTCAAGACCATCACCGGCAAGACCGACAAGCTGTTCGTGATGTACGACGCCTGCCACTCGGGCGGCCTGGTCAATCTGGCCTCCGGCGCGCGCACGCGCGGGCTGGCCAACGCCAACGACGAAGGCCTGCTGCGGCCCAAGTTCTCCGCGATCTCCGAGGAGTGCGGGCGGCCGGTCAACGTGAAGACGCGCAACCTGCTGGTGGAGAGCACCGCCAAGGGCGCGCTGCCGCAGGACATCATCCACCTCTCGGCCTCGCGCGACAACGAGATCAGCTTCGACGATGAACTCAAGGGCGGCCTGGCCACCCAGTTCATGCGCGACTGCATGCTGCGCGACGCCCGCGACCTGGACGACTCGGGCGCCATCAGCATCGACGAGATCAAGCAGTGCGCGCAGGAGAAGATCAACAAGCGCATGCAGAACGACGCGAATTTCAAGCCCCACAACCTCACGCTGTCGGGCAACGCGGGCTTCGTGCCGGCCTGGTTCGGCCAGGCCCTGCCGGCCGCCGCGCCGGCGGCACCGGTGGCGGCAGCCGCTCCTGCAACCACCGTGGCGCCCGCAGCGCCTGTGGCGGCCGCACCCACCGCCGCCGCGCCGCCGCCGCTGACCGGCGCGCAGGCGCTGCGCCAGATGTTCGACCAGCGCGACGCCAAGCGCCGCGTGCAGGTGACGCTTGGCAAGAACAAGCTGCGCATCGGTCAGGACGCGCTCGATTTCTCGGTGCAGTCCGACCGGCCCGGCTACGTGTACGTGGCGCTGGCCGGATCCGACAACAAATCGGTCTACCTGCTGTTCCCCAACGACCTGGACCAGAACAACAAGCTCGAGGCCGGCCAGCAACTGCTGCTGCCGCGCCCGAACTGGCGCGTCAAGGCCGGCGGCCCGGCCGGTATCGACAACCTGCTGGTGCTGGTGAGCGACGGCCCGCGCGACCTGACCCCGCTGGCCGCCTCCAAGGCCGGCCCGTTCGTGTCCTCGCTCAACGACGCCGAGGGCCGGGCCCGGCTGGGGGCCCTGCTGTCGACCTCGCGCATGGTGAGCGGCCAGGAATGCGCGAGCCCGGCCGCCCGCAAGAACAACCCCTTGTGTTCCGACGCCTTTGGCGCCTCGATGCTGTCCGTGGAGGAAGTGAAATGA